One segment of Chionomys nivalis chromosome 1, mChiNiv1.1, whole genome shotgun sequence DNA contains the following:
- the Lrrd1 gene encoding leucine-rich repeat and death domain-containing protein 1, producing the protein MSEDEDNLDPGRVTRSGSREESGFIEETPDPLNEASPYSERSDSSHIYETNPSKGTEQSAASSPNQLNSDEENNKIIPFSDTNIADVTPLSKPEMSRNSMSSETKATEDYQNVGFPSGENQKEFDLETDNFAVNLEAKGLQEFPVDILKVKYVKYLYLDKNQIKTFQGADPGDLLGLEILSLQENGLPLIPVEIQLLHNLRILNAGYNQISCIPKELLQLRNMTQLFLNSNFIEDLPAAGLESLRNLEILSLGKNMLTHIPESLSSLKNLQILNLEYNQLTIFSKSLCFLPKLVSLNLTGNMIGSLPKEVRELKNLETLLMDHNKLTFLSVEIFQLPQIKELHLADNKLEDISNKIENFRQLRLLNLDKNLLKNMPKKISHCVMLEYLSLSDNNIEELPRKIHRLKNLRQLHVNRNKMIKMAEEISHLNNINSLEFSGNQITHIPIEIKNCKKITRVELNNNNIMYFPVGLCALPALDYLSFNGNYISEIPMDISFSKELLHLELNRNKLPIFSEHLCSLTNLEYLDLGKNQIKIIPPCISAMVSLHVLILSGNKFEIFPKELCALKNLQVLDISENYLQKIPSDISKLKGIQKLNFSSNQFTHFPVELCQLQTLEELNMSQTNGKKLTRLPEELSNMTHLKTLDISNNAIKAIPRNIGELRNLVSLHANNNQISSLPPSFLSLKVLQHLDLRGNNLTALPSAIYSLFSLKEINFDDNPLWRPPMEICKGKQLHTIARYLQRADERDEKILEKIFNIVANNVTEISFEFLQQKLNITSSENSLPVKNTVPLNERIYHTLIKWKADKSSLLTATALRDQLVRALNMIGAYDIMDKITALNLYTSAIKI; encoded by the exons ATGTCAGAAGATGAGGATAACTTGGACCCTGGAAGAGTCACTAGATCCGGATCACGAGAGGAGAGTGGATTTATTGAAGAAACACCAGACCCCTTAAATGAAGCTTCTCCTTATTCAGAAAGGAGCGATTCTAGTCATATTTATGAAACAAATCCTTCAAAGGGCACAGAACAGTCAGCAGCTTCCTCTCCAAACCAACTTAACAGTGatgaagagaataataaaatcattccattttctgatacCAACATAGCAGATGTCACCCCACTGTCAAAACCAGAAATGTCCCGAAACTCCATGTCATCAGAGACAAAAGCAACGGAAGACTATCAAAATGTTGGATTTCCATCTGGGGAAAATCAGAAAGAATTTGACTTAGAGACAGATAACTTTGCAGTTAATCTTGAGGCCAAGGGTTTACAAGAATTCCCTGTggacattttaaaagtcaaatatgtAAAATATCTGTATTTAGATAAGAATCAAATAAAAACTTTCCAAGGGGCAGATCCAGGAGATCTGCTAGGACTTGAGATTCTGTCCCTGCAAGAAAATGGATTGCCATTGATCCCTGTGGAAATTCAGTTACTTCACAACTTAAGGATACTAAATGCCGGTTACAACCAGATATCATGCATACCTAAAGAACTATTACAACTTAGGAATATGACACAACTCTTTTTAAATAGTAATTTTATTGAGGATTTACCTGCTGCTGGCTTGGAAAGTCTTAgaaatttggaaattttaagttTAGGTAAAAATATGTTAACACATATACCAGAGTCTTTGTCTAGTTTGAAGAACTTGCAAATTCTTAATCTGGAATATAACCAATTGACAATATTTTCCAAGTCCCTATGCTTCCTTCCAAAACTTGTTTCACTAAACCTTACTGGAAACATGATAGGCAGTTTGCCAAAAGAAGTTAGGGAGCTGAAAAACTTAGAAACCCTTTTAATGGATCATAATAAACTTACCTTTTTGTCTGTGGAAATTTTTCAGCTGCCCCAAATAAAAGAACTTCATCTAGCTGACAATAAATTGGAAGATATTTCAAACAAAATTGAGAATTTCAGACAACTCAGACTTCTTAACCTTGATAAAAACTTATTGAAAAACATGCCAAAGAAAATTTCCCACTGTGTAATGCTGGAATATCTTAGTCTTAGTGATAATAACATAGAAGAGCTTCCTAGGAAAATCCATAGGCTTAAAAATTTGAGACAGCTCcatgtaaacagaaataaaatgataaaaatggctGAGGAAATCTCACATCTTAATAACATAAACAGCCTGGAGTTTTCAGGCAATCAAATCACACACATTCCAATTGAAATAAAAAACTgcaaaaaaataaccagagttgaatTGAATAACAACAATATAATGTACTTCCCAGTGGGGTTGTGTGCTTTACCCGCACTTGACTACCTGAGTTTTAATGGAAATTATATTTCAGAAATCCCTATGGATATATCATTTAGTAAGGAGCTGCTTCATCTAGAGTTGAATAGAAACAAACTCCCCATATTTTCAGAGCACTTGTGTTCTCTCACTAATCTTGAATACCTGGATCTTGgtaaaaaccaaataaagataATTCCACCCTGTATCTCTGCCATGGTGTCACTCCATGTGCTCATTCTGTCTGGTAATAAGTTTGAAATTTTTCCAAAAGAATTGTGTGCTTTAAAAAATTTGCAAGTACTTGATATTTCAGAAAATTACTTACAGAAAATACCTTCAGACATCTCTAAACTGAAAGGGATCCAGAAATTAAACTTTTCGAGCAATCAGTTCACACATTTTCCTGTTGAACTGTGCCAACTTCAAACCCTGGAGGAGCTGAATATGAGTCAGACGAATGGGAAAAAG TTAACAAGACTTCCAGAAGAGCTGTCTAATATGACTCATCTCAAAACACTTGATATCTCAAACAATGCCATCAAAGCGATTCCAAGAAATATAGGGGAATTGAGAAACCTGGTTAGTCTACATGCAAATAACAATCAAATAAGTTCTCTGCCACCatcctttctgtctttaaaagTTCTACAGCACCTAGACCTCAGAG gaAACAACCTGACAGCTCTGCCTAGTGCTATCTACAGTCTTTTTtcactgaaagaaataaattttgatgACAATCCTTTGTGGAGACCTCCAATGGAAATTTGTAAAGGAAAGCAGCTGCATACTATTGCACGCTATCTCCAAAGAGCAGATGAAAGAGACG AAAAAATCTTAGAGAAGATATTCAACATAGTTGCCAACAATGTCACTGAAATAAGTTTTGAATTTTTGCAACAAAAACTGAACATCACAAGCTCAGAAAATAGCCTCCCTGTAAAGAA